A stretch of DNA from Allomeiothermus silvanus DSM 9946:
GTCGGAAAACCCTGTATCCACCCGGTAGCCCTTGGCGGCTTTGAGGCTGTCGTACCCATCGCCACCGCTAGCTATAAAGCTGTTGACCACGGTGCGGTACGTTGCATTCGGATCGAGCGGCACGTACTGCCCACCCTGAAGCACTTCTACCTTGGTGACCCGGCTTCCGGCTGGCTTAGCGAGGTCGAAAGTGTAGCGCAAACCCGCCACCCCAGAGAGGAAGCGCCCGGCTCCTTGCTCCCATTGGGAAACACTATTCTCGAGCGCTGCCACAATCTCGCTTCCCTTGAGATCCATCACTACCAGGGTATTCCCGAAAGGCAGTACCTCGTAGACCTTACCCACGCTGATGGGCCCGGCAGGGATGGTCGCCCGCACCCCCCCGCCGTTTTGCAGGGCAATGACAGTCCCTGCGGTGCGGGTCTTCCACAACATGGCATCGGCGATGAGATTAGAGAGGTTGCTCTCGCGGCGGCGTACCACGGTGCGGTCGCCCTGCAAGTCCACCCGGGCTTGGGCCACCACCTGAGCCTGCAAAGCCGCGATGGGCATGGCGTAGACCTTGAGGGCCTCGAGGGCAAAGCGCTCGTCGGGGATCTGAGTGGTGATCAGGATCGGGCGGCCTTCGTACCTGACCAACTCCCCCGCTTGGTTCCACTCCACCTTGAGCTGGCCCACCACCTTGGCCCATTCCCACGCCTGCACGATCAGCACGTCCTTACCCTCGGGGTTCTTGACCACCGTGGGGTAAGGGCCAGCTGGCTGAAGCTCCTTGAAATCGGGGAAGCTGCCCAAAAGGGTATGGGAGTGCCCCCCCACGATGACCTGCGCCCCTACGATCTTCTTGGCCAACTCCTGATCCTGCAAATAACCCAGGTGGGAGAGAATTACGATCTTCTTGACCCCCCGGCTCATCAGCTCCATGATCGCTTTTTGGGCAGCCTGGGCCGGGTCGGTGAAGGTTACGGTGGGGCCGGGGTTGGCGATGATCGAGGTATCGGGGGTGGTGAGGCCGATGATCCCGATGTTCTCCCCACCCACCCGCACCACCGCGTAGGGCTTGATCTTACCGGCCAGCTTGGGTTCTTTGGAAACGTCGGTGTTGGCCGAGAGGATGGGGAAGCGGGCCCCGTCCACGAAGGGCTGGAGGCCCTCCGGCCCGTTGTCAAACTCGTGGTTGCCGATGGCCATCACCCGCACGCCCATGCGGTGCAGGAAGTAGCGGTCGGCCAGGCCGCGGTATTGGTTGAAGTAAAGGGTGCCCTGGAACACGTCACCGGCGTGCAAAAAGAGCACGTTGCGCTCCGAGGCACGGAAGCGATCAAACAGCGAGATCACCCGGGGAAAGCCGCCTAAGGGTTGGTTCGGCTTGCCTCCTAGGGTGAGCAAGGTAGGCTCGAGGTGGGCGTGGGTGTCATTGGTGTGAACGATGGTGAGCGAAAAGTTTCCGCTCGAGGCTCCTTGGGCGCGCACCACACCGGCGGCTGTCAATCCCGTAACAAAACCCGCTTTGAGTAAATCTCTACGGCGCATAGATCCTCCTCCTTGGCCCCTATCATAGCGGGTCAGCGTTCAGCCATCGGTCAAGCAGGCAAAGGAGGTTACCCTCAGTAACGCTTCACAGAGTTTGGTTAGAGTGAATGCGTAAACCACCCCACGGCTGAAGCCGGGGGCTTTCTGAGGAGAAACGATGCAAAGACGACACCCTCAGAATCCGGGCCGGTTTACACAGGTTAGGCGCACAGCGCCCAGCGGCTATGCCGCTCCCCTCGCGGCCCATGCCCGTCGAGCCTGCTCTTCGGGCAACGATCCCCTGCGGGAGGGCCTGCGGCCCTGCACGCAAGGCAATGTTATGCGCGGCCACCCAGTCCGCGTTGTGCTGAAACCCACACGCCGCGCAGCGGAACAGCGCCTGGCTTTTGCGGTTCTCCTTGGCGGTATGTCCACACCGGGGGCATTCCTGGCTGGTGTGCCTGGGGTCCACCGCAACAACCTGTACCCCCCTCAGGGCCGCCTTGTACTCCAGCAGCGAGCGGAGGCGGGCGTAGGGCCAGAGGTTGTGGAGGTGCCTTTCCTTCTTACCCCTCTTGGCGGTGCGGCTCCTGAGGTGGGTCAGGTCCTCGATGGCCAGCGTATCGCCGGGTTCCAGACCGTCCACGATGCGCCTTGCCGGGGTGTGCAGGGTGTGGTTCACAAAACGGGCTTCCCTTCCCGTAAGCCGTTCCCAAAGGCGACGAGTGCCCCTGGTGCGTTCGGAAGGACGGTCCAGCTTGGATTGGACCTCAGCCCGCTTGGCCAGATAATGCAGACGGTTTCCCTTGAGGGAACCGCCGGAAAACTGCACCCCGCTGGAGAGGGTGGCCAGGACCTTCTGCCCCAGGTCCACCCCCACCACCCTCCCGCCACCCGTGGGCGGGGTGGGGGTTTCCAGCCGAAGAATGAGGTTGAGGTACCACTTGCCCTTCGGCCCCTGGGTCAGCACCCCTCCCTGGACGCTCTTGGCCCGCTTCAACAACCCCCGCTGGTAGTTCCCCAGCTTCATCGGGATGACCAGGCGGCCTGCGGTGGTGGTCAAGGACACCGACTCCCCCCGCAGGGAGAGGGTGCGCGGGTCGAAGGTACAGGAGGTGGGCTGGTAGAACTTCGCCCGGCTGCCCTTCTTGCGGCCCACGCGGGCAATCGCTTGTACGGCGAGGTTAGCACTGAGCCCCATCGCCCGGAGGTCGCGGTAGACCAGGTGATGCAGCTGGAAGCGACGGAACTCTCCCCGCTCCTTAGCCACCCTCAGGGCGTGGTTGCAGCCCTGGGCGAACAACCGCACCGTGGCCGCAAGATGTTCGCCTATCGGCGAAGCAGCCAGCGCCGCCGCCTGTTCGGGAGTGGGCTTGAGGGTACAACGGAGCGTAAGGGTCTGTACGAAAACAGTATAGCACATCATGCGAAAGGAGGATCGGCGCTCCCCTGCTATCGCAGGGACTTCGTCAACCCCGTGGCTGAAGCCAGGGGTATCCGCGCCGAGAATTACTGATGAAACAACTCCTGTTTACCCTGGCTCTGGTTGGCGTGGTGCAGGCCCAACCGCTAACTTTTACCCCGGTGGTGCGGGATCTCCAGCAGCCGCTCTGGCTGACCTATGCCCCCGGAGACGGAAGCCGGATGTTCATCCTCGAGCAGACCGGGCGGGTGCGCGTGGTGCAAGAGGGAAAGTTGCTACAAGAGCCTTTCCTGGAGATAAGTAACCTCATATCTTGCTGCGGCGAACGCGGTCTTCTCGGAATGGCTTTCCATCCCAACTACCGACAGAACGGGCTGTTTTTTATCAATTACACCCGGCGCGGTGACGGGGCCACGGTGATCGCCCGCTATAAAGTTTCTGACAACCCCAACCGCGCCGACCCAAAAAGCGCCCAAATCCTGCTCACCATCGAGCAACCCTACGCTAACCACAACGGCGGCATGCTGGCTTTTGGGCCAGATGGGTACCTGTACATCGGCATGGGCGACGGCGGCTCCGCAGGCGACCCGCAGAACAATGCCCAAAACCTAGGGAGCTTGCTAGGCAAGATCCTCCGAATCGACGTCAATAAGTCGGAGGGCAACCGTGCATACGGCATCCCTGAAGACAACCCTTTTCTAAACCGCCCGGGAGCCCGCCCGGAGATCTGGGCCTATGGACTGAGAAACCCTTGGCGCTTCTCCTTTGACCGAGAGACCGGCGACCTGTGGATCGGGGACGTAGGCCAAGGGCGTATCGAAGAGGTGGACTTCCAGCCCGCTTCCAGCAAAGGCGGGGAGAACTACGGTTGGCGGCTAAAAGAAGGCAGCCAGTGCTATAACCCTTCTTCCGGCTGCGAGCGGGAGGGGTTGGTGGACCCGGTGCTCGAGTACGACCATTCCCAGGGCAACTCCATCACCGGCGGCTACCGTTACCGCGGCAGCGCCATGCCAGCCCTCAAGGGAGCCTATATCTACGGAGATTTTGGTAGCGGGCGGATCTGGGCGGCTCGCGAGCAAAACGGCCGATGGACCGCCCAGGTAGTCGCCAACACGGGATACAACATCAGCTCCTTCGGTGAAGATCCCAATGGGGAGTTATACGTGGTGGATTATCGCGGAACGATCTACCGGATGGGCTCGAGATAAGTTGCGTGGAGTTACTTATAGCAACACTCCATTCTAAGTTTCGTACAAACTGGGCAAAGGATGGCAAAAAATTACCGGATGTAGCAGGAAACTTGAGCATCCATCCATTTGAAGCCACACAGTCGGCCCTTATACTGGGGCTGCCATGCCGCAGACCAAACCCGATATCTTGAGCATCTTGCGCGGGGAGCACGTGCGCTTCCTCCGGCTCCAGTTCACCGATATCCTAGGGCTCAACAAGAACGTGGAAGTCCCCGCTTCGCAGTTTGAGAAGGCCCTGGATGGCGAGATCATGTTTGACGGCTCCTCCATCGAAGGCTTCACCCGGATCGAGGAGTCCGACATGCTCCTCAAACCCGACTACGACACTTTCGTGGTCTTCCCCGACGAACTAGAAGATCCCCGGCGGGGAAGGGTAGCCCGGCTGATCTGCGACGTCGCCAAGCCCGATGGCACGCCTTTCGAAGGAGATCCTCGGGGAATCCTCAAGCGACAGATCGAGCGTTTACAAAAGCTGGGCTTCGACAACCTCTACGCCGGACCGGAACCCGAGTTCTTTCTTTTCACCCGCACCCCTGAAGGACTGCCCACCACCGAAACCCACGACGCGGCAGGGTACTTCGACTTAGCTCCCATCGACAAAGGAGAAGAGGCTAGACGGGACATGGTGAACGTGTTGGTAGCGATGGGCTTCGAGATCGAGGCCTCCCATCACGAAGTCGCCCCAGGGCAGCACGAGATCGACTTCAAGTACACCGACGCCCTCAAAGCCGCCGATAACATCACCACCTTCAAGTTTGTAGTCAAGCGGGTGGCGCTCACCCACGGGCTGCACGCCACCTTCATGCCCAAGCCCATCGCCGGGATCAGCGGCTCGGGGATGCATATGCACCTCTCGCTCTTTAAGAAGGGAGAAAACGCCTTCTTTGACCCTAAGGGACAGCATCAGCTCTCCAAGACCGCTTTGCACTTCATCGGAGGGCTCCTGGAGCACGCTGACGGCATGGTGGCTATCACCAATCCGCTGGTGAACTCCTACAAACGCCTCACCCCAGGGTACGAGGCCCCCACCAATATCGCCTGGTCGGCCTCTAACCGCTCAGCCATGATCCGGGTTCCGGCCCGACGCGGGGTGGGAACCCGGGCCGAGCTGCGCATGCCCGACCCTTCCTGCAACCCCTATTTGGCCCTGGCGGTGATGATCGGCGCTGGCCTGGACGGTATCGAAGGGCGCATAGAGCCACCCCCGCCCATCCAGCGCAACATCTACCAGATGTCAGTGCGCGACCGACGCAAGCACCGGGTGCGCGAGTTGCCTGGGACACTCAGAGAGGCTCTCGAGGCGTTGCAAAAAGACCGGGTGGTGAGAAACGCCCTGGGCGAACACGCTTACGAGCATTTCTTACGTGCCAAGCGCATCGAATGGGACTCTTATCGCATTGCCGTACACCAGTGGGAGTTGGATCAATACCTAGCGGAGTATTAGGTTTTATACCAGATTCGGTTGATTCGTTACCGAACGGTAACGAATCAACCCGACCGAAGGGAGTACTCTAGGATTCAAAAAGACAGCCTCTGAAGTTTTTAGCTTTGTAAACTGTCTTTTTGAATCCGGTATTACCTCCCGGTGGGAGCTTTTCGCTTTCCGGGGAGGCTCCACCCGTGGGAAGGTACTTTGTGTAGCAATTGAGACGAGCATTAAGGGTTAGCCTGGCAGCTTCAGTTAGCGGGGGGAAAACCCTCTGGTAGCAGACTTTTATCCACAGAAGCGCGAGGCATTCCGACCGGCAAAACTGACCGGTCAGCCAAGGAAACGTTTTGATCGCGTGAAGGCGCTTAACTCCGTGAACCCGGACAAACACATGTGAGACTCTAAGCTGGGATAAAAAGAGGGGAACCGACCAGGAAAGGAGGTTCCCCAGGTGCAGTTTACCACCGTTGGCCGAGAGATATGGAGAGGCGCTAGACAAGCACAGAGGCTGGCCGAGGCCAACGCAAGCGACCCAGAGGTCCAGGAACGTCTGCGCAAGCTCCGACTGGTCAAAGCCCTGCGTGAAAGTAAAAAGAGCTGGAAGGAGATCCAGGACCTGGTCGGGATCAGCCGGGCCACCTACCACCGCTGGCAAAAAGCCCTAAAAGAAAAGGGCCTGGCTGGACTCAAACCCCGCTCCCGCCGCCCTAAGCACCTGCGCACAAAGGTCCACTGGACCCCAGGGCTGCTCATTAGAATAGAAACTCTCCGCAAGGAAAACCCCACCTGGGGACGCTGGTCCATCTGGCTTACCCTCCGCAAGGAGGGTTTCCAGATGAGCGAACGCACGGTGGGGCGCATCCTGGCCTACCTGGAGAAGCACCGACGTATCGAGAGCGTGGCCGGCTACCTGGCCCGGACTCAAAGAGGGAAGCTAAAGCGAAGGGTAAACCGGCCCTACGCCAAAAGGAAGCCCCGAGGATACGAGGCCAGGGCTCCTGGGGACCTGGTCCAGGTGGACACCCTCACCCTGACCTTAGGACCGGGAAGCATGGTCAAGCACTTCTCGGCGATTGACCTCCATAGCCGGTTTGTCCTGGCGGAGGTGCACAGCCGGGCCACGGCTAAGCTTTCTGAGGGGTTCTTGTCCTTGCTTCTGGCCAGGGCCCCTTTTCCCATCCGGGCCATCCAGGTGGATGGGGGCAGCGAGTTCATGGCCGAGTTTGAGGAGGCCTGCTGTGCTCTGGGGATTGCCTTGTTTGTGCTACCGCCGAGGAGTCCTAAACTCAATGGTCACGTGGAGCGGATGCAGCGGACCTTCAAGGAGGAGTTCTACACCCGGCCTTTGCCCACCCCGCTCAGCGAGCTGCAGGCAGAGCTGGATACCTACCTGGACTACTACAACCGCCGAAGGCCTCACATGGCCCTGGGGGGTCTTGCTCCGCTGGAGTTTTTGGCTAAGATGCAAGAGGAGTCGGTTCCTCAAAGAGTCTCAAATGTGTTGACCGATTACAGGGTCTTGCTCCGCTGGAGTTTTTGGCTAAGATGCAAGAGGAGTCGGTTCCTCAAAGAGTCTCAAATGTGTTGACCGATTACACTCCGTTGACAAGAGACCGGACAACCTGTATAGAATGAGCCCGCAACACGAGCGCGGCGAGTAACTGCTTTGACCGAGAACTTCTTTCCGTCATACACGTATATGGTCAGGGAAGTAACGATGCGTTCAAAGTTGGTGGAGGAATCAGCATGAAGAAAACCCTTATCGTAGCAATTGGCGCACTGGTCCTGGGGCTGGCTTCGGCCCAGTCCAACGTGATCAAGATCGCCACCCAGTCGCCGTTGTCGGGCGGACAAGCGGCCTTGGGCGAGCAGATCAAGCTGGGGGCCCAGGTAGCTGTAGAAGAGGCCCAGGCC
This window harbors:
- a CDS encoding bifunctional metallophosphatase/5'-nucleotidase, coding for MRRRDLLKAGFVTGLTAAGVVRAQGASSGNFSLTIVHTNDTHAHLEPTLLTLGGKPNQPLGGFPRVISLFDRFRASERNVLFLHAGDVFQGTLYFNQYRGLADRYFLHRMGVRVMAIGNHEFDNGPEGLQPFVDGARFPILSANTDVSKEPKLAGKIKPYAVVRVGGENIGIIGLTTPDTSIIANPGPTVTFTDPAQAAQKAIMELMSRGVKKIVILSHLGYLQDQELAKKIVGAQVIVGGHSHTLLGSFPDFKELQPAGPYPTVVKNPEGKDVLIVQAWEWAKVVGQLKVEWNQAGELVRYEGRPILITTQIPDERFALEALKVYAMPIAALQAQVVAQARVDLQGDRTVVRRRESNLSNLIADAMLWKTRTAGTVIALQNGGGVRATIPAGPISVGKVYEVLPFGNTLVVMDLKGSEIVAALENSVSQWEQGAGRFLSGVAGLRYTFDLAKPAGSRVTKVEVLQGGQYVPLDPNATYRTVVNSFIASGGDGYDSLKAAKGYRVDTGFSDAESFLEYLRTQPTWEPKVEGRITILNEPKAGVERPAYVANPGVWVGV
- a CDS encoding RNA-guided endonuclease InsQ/TnpB family protein, which codes for MMCYTVFVQTLTLRCTLKPTPEQAAALAASPIGEHLAATVRLFAQGCNHALRVAKERGEFRRFQLHHLVYRDLRAMGLSANLAVQAIARVGRKKGSRAKFYQPTSCTFDPRTLSLRGESVSLTTTAGRLVIPMKLGNYQRGLLKRAKSVQGGVLTQGPKGKWYLNLILRLETPTPPTGGGRVVGVDLGQKVLATLSSGVQFSGGSLKGNRLHYLAKRAEVQSKLDRPSERTRGTRRLWERLTGREARFVNHTLHTPARRIVDGLEPGDTLAIEDLTHLRSRTAKRGKKERHLHNLWPYARLRSLLEYKAALRGVQVVAVDPRHTSQECPRCGHTAKENRKSQALFRCAACGFQHNADWVAAHNIALRAGPQALPQGIVARRAGSTGMGREGSGIAAGRCAPNLCKPARILRVSSLHRFSSESPRLQPWGGLRIHSNQTL
- a CDS encoding PQQ-dependent sugar dehydrogenase; amino-acid sequence: MKQLLFTLALVGVVQAQPLTFTPVVRDLQQPLWLTYAPGDGSRMFILEQTGRVRVVQEGKLLQEPFLEISNLISCCGERGLLGMAFHPNYRQNGLFFINYTRRGDGATVIARYKVSDNPNRADPKSAQILLTIEQPYANHNGGMLAFGPDGYLYIGMGDGGSAGDPQNNAQNLGSLLGKILRIDVNKSEGNRAYGIPEDNPFLNRPGARPEIWAYGLRNPWRFSFDRETGDLWIGDVGQGRIEEVDFQPASSKGGENYGWRLKEGSQCYNPSSGCEREGLVDPVLEYDHSQGNSITGGYRYRGSAMPALKGAYIYGDFGSGRIWAAREQNGRWTAQVVANTGYNISSFGEDPNGELYVVDYRGTIYRMGSR
- the glnA gene encoding type I glutamate--ammonia ligase, whose product is MPQTKPDILSILRGEHVRFLRLQFTDILGLNKNVEVPASQFEKALDGEIMFDGSSIEGFTRIEESDMLLKPDYDTFVVFPDELEDPRRGRVARLICDVAKPDGTPFEGDPRGILKRQIERLQKLGFDNLYAGPEPEFFLFTRTPEGLPTTETHDAAGYFDLAPIDKGEEARRDMVNVLVAMGFEIEASHHEVAPGQHEIDFKYTDALKAADNITTFKFVVKRVALTHGLHATFMPKPIAGISGSGMHMHLSLFKKGENAFFDPKGQHQLSKTALHFIGGLLEHADGMVAITNPLVNSYKRLTPGYEAPTNIAWSASNRSAMIRVPARRGVGTRAELRMPDPSCNPYLALAVMIGAGLDGIEGRIEPPPPIQRNIYQMSVRDRRKHRVRELPGTLREALEALQKDRVVRNALGEHAYEHFLRAKRIEWDSYRIAVHQWELDQYLAEY
- a CDS encoding integrase core domain-containing protein; translated protein: MQFTTVGREIWRGARQAQRLAEANASDPEVQERLRKLRLVKALRESKKSWKEIQDLVGISRATYHRWQKALKEKGLAGLKPRSRRPKHLRTKVHWTPGLLIRIETLRKENPTWGRWSIWLTLRKEGFQMSERTVGRILAYLEKHRRIESVAGYLARTQRGKLKRRVNRPYAKRKPRGYEARAPGDLVQVDTLTLTLGPGSMVKHFSAIDLHSRFVLAEVHSRATAKLSEGFLSLLLARAPFPIRAIQVDGGSEFMAEFEEACCALGIALFVLPPRSPKLNGHVERMQRTFKEEFYTRPLPTPLSELQAELDTYLDYYNRRRPHMALGGLAPLEFLAKMQEESVPQRVSNVLTDYRVLLRWSFWLRCKRSRFLKESQMC